A DNA window from Gopherus evgoodei ecotype Sinaloan lineage chromosome 22, rGopEvg1_v1.p, whole genome shotgun sequence contains the following coding sequences:
- the PIP5K1C gene encoding phosphatidylinositol 4-phosphate 5-kinase type-1 gamma isoform X4: MELELPDDAESAAAAEAGAVTPEAGWGGADSAAGLALKKMALTEAPSLPGQPGVGQGKKIGHRGVDASGETTYKKTTSTTLKGAIQLGIGYTVGNLSSKPERDVLMQDFYVVESIFFPSEGSNLTPAHHYPDFRFKTYAPVAFRYFRELFGIRPDDYLYSLCNEPLIELSNPGASGSLFYVTSDDEFIIKTVMHKEAEFLQKLLPGYYMNLNQNPRTLLPKFYGLYCVQSGGKNIRVVVMNNILPRVVKMHLKFDLKGSTYKRRASKKEKEKSSPTFKDLDFMQDMPEGLMLDTDTFSALVKTLQRDCLVLESFKIMDYSLLLGVHNIDQQERERQTEGAQSTSDEKRPVGQKALYSTAMESIQGGAARGESIDTDDTMGGIPAVNGKGERLLLHVGIIDILQSYRFIKKLEHTWKALVHDGDTVSVHRPSFYAERFFKFMTNTVFRKNSSLKSSPSKKGRSALLAVKMPGPTAAFSASQIPSARDEAQYDLRAARSYPTLDDEAGRPDLLPCTPPSFEEATTASIATTLSSTSLSVPERSPSETSEQPRYRRRTHSSGQDGRSHEEVRVEEELQQITVELESKCDVEIVAPEEDNKGEAAPSACAIATATATIEVETASQASEPASQASDEDDVPVADIYFFTDGRYWIYSPRQRRLRAASFSSGTVSEHASTQGSQAAALKHWGQAKTQRFPLSWMAQGLVVFCGV, translated from the exons GTCTGGCACTGAAGAAGATGGCCCTCACTGAG GCCCCATCATTACCAGGACAGCCTGGAGTTGGCCAAGGAAAGAAGATAGGTCATCGAGGAGTTGATGCTTCCGGCGAAACTACCTACAAAAAG ACCACTTCGACCACTCTGAAGGGGGCCATACAGCTGGGCATTGGTTACACGGTGGGGAACCTGAGCTCCAAGCCAGAGAGAGATGTCCTGATGCAGGATTTTTATGTGGTGGAGAGCATTTTCTTCCCCAG TGAAGGAAGTAACCTCACTCCAGCTCACCACTACCCTGACTTCAGGTTCAAAACCTATGCACCCGTGGCTTTTCGGTACTTCCGGGAGCTCTTTGGAATTCGTCCAGATGATTATTTG tATTCGTTATGTAACGAGCCCCTGATCGAACTGTCGAACCCTGGTGCCAGCGGCTCCCTCTTCTATGTCACCAGTGATGACGAGTTCATTATAAAAACTGTGATGCACAAGGAAGCGGAATTCTTACAGAAACTTCTTCCTGGCTACTACATG aACCTGAACCAAAACCCACGGACCTTGCTGCCAAAGTTCTATGGACTGTACTGCGTTCAGTCGGGAGGCAAGAACATTCGGGTGGTGGTGATGAACAATATCCTGCCCCGGGTGGTGAAAATGCACCTCAAATTTGACCTGAAAGGTTCGACCTACAAACGCCGGGCATccaagaaggagaaggagaaatcCAGCCCCACTTTCAAGGACCTGGACTTCATGCAGGACATGCCAGAAGGCCTAATGCTGGACACAGACACCTTCAGTGCGCTGGTGAAAACACTGCAGCGAGACTGCTTG GTGTTGGAAAGCTTTAAAATCATGGACTACAGCCTGCTGCTCGGGGTGCATAACATAGACCAGCAAGAAAGGGAGCGGCAAACAGAGGGAGCCCAGAGCACGTCTGATGAGAAGCGTCCCGTTGGGCAGAAGGCACTTTACTCCACAGCCATGGAGTCCATCCAGGGTGGGGCTGCTCGGGGGGAGTCCATAGATACAGATGACAC aaTGGGAGGAATCCCAGCCGTGAATGGCAAAGGAGAGCGCCTCCTGCTGCACGTGGGAATAATAGATATCCTTCAGTCCTACAG GTTCATCAAGAAGCTAGAACACACTTGGAAGGCCCTTGTCCATGATGGG GACACGGTGTCAGTGCACAGACCCAGCTTTTACGCAGAGAGATTCTTCAAATTCATGACCAACACAGTGTTCCGAAAGAATtcct CTCTGAAATCGTCTCCATCTAAGAAAGGACGTAGTGCCTTGTTAGCTGTCAAGATGCCTGGCCCAACAGCTGCATTTTCAGCTAGCCAGATCCCCTCGGCGAGGGATGAAGCCCAGTATGATCTCCGAGCCGCCAGGAGTTACCCCACGCTGGACGACGAAG CAGGAAGGCCAGACCTGCTACCCTGCACTCCCCCTTCCTTCGAAGAAGCAACCACAGCCTCCATAGCAACGACGCTCTCTTCAACGTCGCTCTCTGTTCCTGAGCGGTCTCCCTCGGAGACCTCTGAGCAGCCCAGGTACAG GAGGCGCACACACTCCTCAGGGCAGGATGGCAG GTCTCACGAGGAGGTTCGGGTTGAGGAGGAACTCCAGCAGATAACTGTAGAGCTGGAAAGCAAATGTGACGTTGAGATCGTTGCTCCTGAGGAAGACAACAAAGG GGAGGCAGCTCCTTCAGCCTGTGCCATTGCAACGGCCACAGCTACAATCGAAGTGGAAACCGCCAGCCAGGCCTCAGAACCAGCCAGCCAGGCTTCAGATGAAGATGATGTGCCAGTCGCAGACATATACTTT TTCACGgatgggaggtactggatttACTCTCCCCGCCAGCGCAGACTCCGAGCCGCCTCGTTTTCCTCTGGGACTGTAAGTGAACATGCTAGCACGCAAGGGAGTCAGGCTGCAGCTTTGAAACACTGGGGTCAAGCAAAGACCCAGCGGTTCCCTCTCTCCTGGATGGCCCAGGGTCTAGTTGTGTTTTGTGGGGTGTAG
- the PIP5K1C gene encoding phosphatidylinositol 4-phosphate 5-kinase type-1 gamma isoform X1, with amino-acid sequence MWPVGPSCRLSLPCCQCSGRWHCDLLLDSAAVWLAPTRWHGCQSCCSEWHGLALKKMALTEAPSLPGQPGVGQGKKIGHRGVDASGETTYKKTTSTTLKGAIQLGIGYTVGNLSSKPERDVLMQDFYVVESIFFPSEGSNLTPAHHYPDFRFKTYAPVAFRYFRELFGIRPDDYLYSLCNEPLIELSNPGASGSLFYVTSDDEFIIKTVMHKEAEFLQKLLPGYYMNLNQNPRTLLPKFYGLYCVQSGGKNIRVVVMNNILPRVVKMHLKFDLKGSTYKRRASKKEKEKSSPTFKDLDFMQDMPEGLMLDTDTFSALVKTLQRDCLVLESFKIMDYSLLLGVHNIDQQERERQTEGAQSTSDEKRPVGQKALYSTAMESIQGGAARGESIDTDDTMGGIPAVNGKGERLLLHVGIIDILQSYRFIKKLEHTWKALVHDGDTVSVHRPSFYAERFFKFMTNTVFRKNSSLKSSPSKKGRSALLAVKMPGPTAAFSASQIPSARDEAQYDLRAARSYPTLDDEAGRPDLLPCTPPSFEEATTASIATTLSSTSLSVPERSPSETSEQPRYRRRTHSSGQDGRSHEEVRVEEELQQITVELESKCDVEIVAPEEDNKGEAAPSACAIATATATIEVETASQASEPASQASDEDDVPVADIYFFTDGRYWIYSPRQRRLRAASFSSGTVSEHASTQGSQAAALKHWGQAKTQRFPLSWMAQGLVVFCGV; translated from the exons ATGTGgcccgtgggaccatcctgccgcctcagcttgccatgctgccagtgctctgggcggtggCACTGCGATCTTCTGCTGGACAGTGCTGCGGTGTGGCTGGCTCCGACCAGGTGGCACGGTTGTCAGTCCTgttgctctgagtggcatg GTCTGGCACTGAAGAAGATGGCCCTCACTGAG GCCCCATCATTACCAGGACAGCCTGGAGTTGGCCAAGGAAAGAAGATAGGTCATCGAGGAGTTGATGCTTCCGGCGAAACTACCTACAAAAAG ACCACTTCGACCACTCTGAAGGGGGCCATACAGCTGGGCATTGGTTACACGGTGGGGAACCTGAGCTCCAAGCCAGAGAGAGATGTCCTGATGCAGGATTTTTATGTGGTGGAGAGCATTTTCTTCCCCAG TGAAGGAAGTAACCTCACTCCAGCTCACCACTACCCTGACTTCAGGTTCAAAACCTATGCACCCGTGGCTTTTCGGTACTTCCGGGAGCTCTTTGGAATTCGTCCAGATGATTATTTG tATTCGTTATGTAACGAGCCCCTGATCGAACTGTCGAACCCTGGTGCCAGCGGCTCCCTCTTCTATGTCACCAGTGATGACGAGTTCATTATAAAAACTGTGATGCACAAGGAAGCGGAATTCTTACAGAAACTTCTTCCTGGCTACTACATG aACCTGAACCAAAACCCACGGACCTTGCTGCCAAAGTTCTATGGACTGTACTGCGTTCAGTCGGGAGGCAAGAACATTCGGGTGGTGGTGATGAACAATATCCTGCCCCGGGTGGTGAAAATGCACCTCAAATTTGACCTGAAAGGTTCGACCTACAAACGCCGGGCATccaagaaggagaaggagaaatcCAGCCCCACTTTCAAGGACCTGGACTTCATGCAGGACATGCCAGAAGGCCTAATGCTGGACACAGACACCTTCAGTGCGCTGGTGAAAACACTGCAGCGAGACTGCTTG GTGTTGGAAAGCTTTAAAATCATGGACTACAGCCTGCTGCTCGGGGTGCATAACATAGACCAGCAAGAAAGGGAGCGGCAAACAGAGGGAGCCCAGAGCACGTCTGATGAGAAGCGTCCCGTTGGGCAGAAGGCACTTTACTCCACAGCCATGGAGTCCATCCAGGGTGGGGCTGCTCGGGGGGAGTCCATAGATACAGATGACAC aaTGGGAGGAATCCCAGCCGTGAATGGCAAAGGAGAGCGCCTCCTGCTGCACGTGGGAATAATAGATATCCTTCAGTCCTACAG GTTCATCAAGAAGCTAGAACACACTTGGAAGGCCCTTGTCCATGATGGG GACACGGTGTCAGTGCACAGACCCAGCTTTTACGCAGAGAGATTCTTCAAATTCATGACCAACACAGTGTTCCGAAAGAATtcct CTCTGAAATCGTCTCCATCTAAGAAAGGACGTAGTGCCTTGTTAGCTGTCAAGATGCCTGGCCCAACAGCTGCATTTTCAGCTAGCCAGATCCCCTCGGCGAGGGATGAAGCCCAGTATGATCTCCGAGCCGCCAGGAGTTACCCCACGCTGGACGACGAAG CAGGAAGGCCAGACCTGCTACCCTGCACTCCCCCTTCCTTCGAAGAAGCAACCACAGCCTCCATAGCAACGACGCTCTCTTCAACGTCGCTCTCTGTTCCTGAGCGGTCTCCCTCGGAGACCTCTGAGCAGCCCAGGTACAG GAGGCGCACACACTCCTCAGGGCAGGATGGCAG GTCTCACGAGGAGGTTCGGGTTGAGGAGGAACTCCAGCAGATAACTGTAGAGCTGGAAAGCAAATGTGACGTTGAGATCGTTGCTCCTGAGGAAGACAACAAAGG GGAGGCAGCTCCTTCAGCCTGTGCCATTGCAACGGCCACAGCTACAATCGAAGTGGAAACCGCCAGCCAGGCCTCAGAACCAGCCAGCCAGGCTTCAGATGAAGATGATGTGCCAGTCGCAGACATATACTTT TTCACGgatgggaggtactggatttACTCTCCCCGCCAGCGCAGACTCCGAGCCGCCTCGTTTTCCTCTGGGACTGTAAGTGAACATGCTAGCACGCAAGGGAGTCAGGCTGCAGCTTTGAAACACTGGGGTCAAGCAAAGACCCAGCGGTTCCCTCTCTCCTGGATGGCCCAGGGTCTAGTTGTGTTTTGTGGGGTGTAG
- the PIP5K1C gene encoding phosphatidylinositol 4-phosphate 5-kinase type-1 gamma isoform X2, with product MWPVGPSCRLSLPCCQCSGRWHCDLLLDSAAVWLAPTRWHGCQSCCSEWHGLALKKMALTEAPSLPGQPGVGQGKKIGHRGVDASGETTYKKTTSTTLKGAIQLGIGYTVGNLSSKPERDVLMQDFYVVESIFFPSEGSNLTPAHHYPDFRFKTYAPVAFRYFRELFGIRPDDYLYSLCNEPLIELSNPGASGSLFYVTSDDEFIIKTVMHKEAEFLQKLLPGYYMNLNQNPRTLLPKFYGLYCVQSGGKNIRVVVMNNILPRVVKMHLKFDLKGSTYKRRASKKEKEKSSPTFKDLDFMQDMPEGLMLDTDTFSALVKTLQRDCLVLESFKIMDYSLLLGVHNIDQQERERQTEGAQSTSDEKRPVGQKALYSTAMESIQGGAARGESIDTDDTMGGIPAVNGKGERLLLHVGIIDILQSYRFIKKLEHTWKALVHDGDTVSVHRPSFYAERFFKFMTNTVFRKNSSLKSSPSKKGRSALLAVKMPGPTAAFSASQIPSARDEAQYDLRAARSYPTLDDEGRPDLLPCTPPSFEEATTASIATTLSSTSLSVPERSPSETSEQPRYRRRTHSSGQDGRSHEEVRVEEELQQITVELESKCDVEIVAPEEDNKGEAAPSACAIATATATIEVETASQASEPASQASDEDDVPVADIYFFTDGRYWIYSPRQRRLRAASFSSGTVSEHASTQGSQAAALKHWGQAKTQRFPLSWMAQGLVVFCGV from the exons ATGTGgcccgtgggaccatcctgccgcctcagcttgccatgctgccagtgctctgggcggtggCACTGCGATCTTCTGCTGGACAGTGCTGCGGTGTGGCTGGCTCCGACCAGGTGGCACGGTTGTCAGTCCTgttgctctgagtggcatg GTCTGGCACTGAAGAAGATGGCCCTCACTGAG GCCCCATCATTACCAGGACAGCCTGGAGTTGGCCAAGGAAAGAAGATAGGTCATCGAGGAGTTGATGCTTCCGGCGAAACTACCTACAAAAAG ACCACTTCGACCACTCTGAAGGGGGCCATACAGCTGGGCATTGGTTACACGGTGGGGAACCTGAGCTCCAAGCCAGAGAGAGATGTCCTGATGCAGGATTTTTATGTGGTGGAGAGCATTTTCTTCCCCAG TGAAGGAAGTAACCTCACTCCAGCTCACCACTACCCTGACTTCAGGTTCAAAACCTATGCACCCGTGGCTTTTCGGTACTTCCGGGAGCTCTTTGGAATTCGTCCAGATGATTATTTG tATTCGTTATGTAACGAGCCCCTGATCGAACTGTCGAACCCTGGTGCCAGCGGCTCCCTCTTCTATGTCACCAGTGATGACGAGTTCATTATAAAAACTGTGATGCACAAGGAAGCGGAATTCTTACAGAAACTTCTTCCTGGCTACTACATG aACCTGAACCAAAACCCACGGACCTTGCTGCCAAAGTTCTATGGACTGTACTGCGTTCAGTCGGGAGGCAAGAACATTCGGGTGGTGGTGATGAACAATATCCTGCCCCGGGTGGTGAAAATGCACCTCAAATTTGACCTGAAAGGTTCGACCTACAAACGCCGGGCATccaagaaggagaaggagaaatcCAGCCCCACTTTCAAGGACCTGGACTTCATGCAGGACATGCCAGAAGGCCTAATGCTGGACACAGACACCTTCAGTGCGCTGGTGAAAACACTGCAGCGAGACTGCTTG GTGTTGGAAAGCTTTAAAATCATGGACTACAGCCTGCTGCTCGGGGTGCATAACATAGACCAGCAAGAAAGGGAGCGGCAAACAGAGGGAGCCCAGAGCACGTCTGATGAGAAGCGTCCCGTTGGGCAGAAGGCACTTTACTCCACAGCCATGGAGTCCATCCAGGGTGGGGCTGCTCGGGGGGAGTCCATAGATACAGATGACAC aaTGGGAGGAATCCCAGCCGTGAATGGCAAAGGAGAGCGCCTCCTGCTGCACGTGGGAATAATAGATATCCTTCAGTCCTACAG GTTCATCAAGAAGCTAGAACACACTTGGAAGGCCCTTGTCCATGATGGG GACACGGTGTCAGTGCACAGACCCAGCTTTTACGCAGAGAGATTCTTCAAATTCATGACCAACACAGTGTTCCGAAAGAATtcct CTCTGAAATCGTCTCCATCTAAGAAAGGACGTAGTGCCTTGTTAGCTGTCAAGATGCCTGGCCCAACAGCTGCATTTTCAGCTAGCCAGATCCCCTCGGCGAGGGATGAAGCCCAGTATGATCTCCGAGCCGCCAGGAGTTACCCCACGCTGGACGACGAAG GAAGGCCAGACCTGCTACCCTGCACTCCCCCTTCCTTCGAAGAAGCAACCACAGCCTCCATAGCAACGACGCTCTCTTCAACGTCGCTCTCTGTTCCTGAGCGGTCTCCCTCGGAGACCTCTGAGCAGCCCAGGTACAG GAGGCGCACACACTCCTCAGGGCAGGATGGCAG GTCTCACGAGGAGGTTCGGGTTGAGGAGGAACTCCAGCAGATAACTGTAGAGCTGGAAAGCAAATGTGACGTTGAGATCGTTGCTCCTGAGGAAGACAACAAAGG GGAGGCAGCTCCTTCAGCCTGTGCCATTGCAACGGCCACAGCTACAATCGAAGTGGAAACCGCCAGCCAGGCCTCAGAACCAGCCAGCCAGGCTTCAGATGAAGATGATGTGCCAGTCGCAGACATATACTTT TTCACGgatgggaggtactggatttACTCTCCCCGCCAGCGCAGACTCCGAGCCGCCTCGTTTTCCTCTGGGACTGTAAGTGAACATGCTAGCACGCAAGGGAGTCAGGCTGCAGCTTTGAAACACTGGGGTCAAGCAAAGACCCAGCGGTTCCCTCTCTCCTGGATGGCCCAGGGTCTAGTTGTGTTTTGTGGGGTGTAG